GGAGAATACTTAAATCTGTATTCTCACACATTCTTATGCTGGCGCGGAACAGTGCCAAGAAACCTATACGTAACCAATAAAAGTTTCTGTAATTTATAGAGAATTTATGATTTTCAGGAGAAGCCGCAATGGACTCACTCCCATTGTTAGTACTGGATAAAATCGCAGAGCACCTGACACCCTACGAGCTGGCAGCGTGTTCTGCCGTTAGTGTGGGCTGGAGGGATGCCTTCAACCAGGACAGTCTGTGGAGGCCACACTGCAACAAGGACACGGCAGAGTACCTGGAGACTGCGGAGAGTAGAGTGGAGCCGAGGTTTGAGTCTCCGGAGTTGGAGGACAGCACGCTGAGTCCTGTCTGTCGCTGGCGGATGTGTTACATGCGTGAGACTCACTTGCGGAGCAACTGGAGACATGGCAGATCCGTCAAGGAAAATATAAGCATCGTAGAGAACTTCGGAGACAAGTTCTGCATGTTTGTCTCTGACGATTATGTGCTACTGTCAAgtggaataaaattaatgttgtggGACGTTAGAGGATCTCCAGTTTATATAGGAGAACCAATACATTTACTCTTTGAATCAGAAGGTATCAGGTTGGTACAAATGATCAACTCCAACATAGTCTTGATTGTTCAAGAAATATCTGTacaagtttattgttttaaatccaTTTTAGACAAAACCTGGGAATTAAAACACGTTTTCTTTTTTGATGAAACTCAAACTGTTTCATCTAGTGACGAAGTTAGCCTTATGGCTGTTAGAAATGAAAAATCCTATTTGTTTTGTAGTTCCGATTGCCGTAGGCAATATATTCATTGGTTACTCCTTAACGTACCCAACAGTTTTACACATTTGGAATGTTGAGGAAGGGAAAAAGTTAAAGACGGTTGAATGTAAGATTACATCGCCAAAGTGTTACATGTTACGGAGCATTTTTAAATCTGACAAACCATCTCTAGACATTGTAGTGGTTCTCTGGCATCGGAGTAATTTTAAAGACGAATTTCACgtatacatttacagtttaaaacatttggaCTTCCTCCCTTTCCACGAAACCTATGACAAGAATAAACAGTTTCGATATTGATTGTGTGTTACAAGACAGATTTCTCGGTGTTACATTTAATGAACATCTCTACATCTATAATTATGTGACGTCACAGTTACTACATACAATACCAAATATAAGCGACTGTGTTACTGTCAACAATCACATTTTGTTCTCTGAACAACGAATGTTTTCCAAGAGTTTCAATACAACTACTCTAGAAATTAAAAACGTAAGAGTGGCCAATAACACAGAAGTTCCTTCGGAATGTTGTTTGGGAAAAGTTTTATTCGGC
Above is a genomic segment from Homalodisca vitripennis isolate AUS2020 unplaced genomic scaffold, UT_GWSS_2.1 ScUCBcl_2120;HRSCAF=6548, whole genome shotgun sequence containing:
- the LOC124371866 gene encoding uncharacterized protein LOC124371866, whose product is MDSLPLLVLDKIAEHLTPYELAACSAVSVGWRDAFNQDSLWRPHCNKDTAEYLETAESRVEPRFESPELEDSTLSPVCRWRMCYMRETHLRSNWRHGRSVKENISIVENFGDKFCMFVSDDYVLLSSGIKLMLWDVRGSPVYIGEPIHLLFESEGIRLVQMINSNIVLIVQEISVQVYCFKSILDKTWELKHVFFFDETQTVSSSDEVSLMAVRNEKSYLFCSSDCRRQYIHWLLLNVPNSFTHLEC